A portion of the Lolium rigidum isolate FL_2022 chromosome 1, APGP_CSIRO_Lrig_0.1, whole genome shotgun sequence genome contains these proteins:
- the LOC124684567 gene encoding BTB/POZ and MATH domain-containing protein 1-like, translating to MAAPSPSPSVSGSTCTPETARGTHLFKIDGYSLYMGLGVGKSVESTTFAVGGYDWRICFYPDGDEESSKDYVSLYLQLLTMDAEARALYDLRLVDQVRTAPAFTWPKSSHDEGPRVFKSGEDGFGTWGYTKLMRKSELQASPYILNDALVVECNLSVIKLMPPHEESDVKLYSITPKVPPSELVDNLSRLLEATEGADVSFNVKNEVFPAHKIILAMRSPVFWVDFYGPMRDESRRIITVEDMQPAVFRGLLHFIYTDSLPPLDDLYDDDDDDDDEYDEMLRHLLVAADRYGIERMKLMCERKLCQNLYAGTVATTLALADQHHCSQLKDACIEFINSSDRMDDMVETQGYKNLKREYPAIFADLWEKAAKTHKI from the coding sequence ATGGCCGCGCCATCCCCGAGCCCAAGTGTTTCGGGCTCCACCTGCACCCCGGAAACCGCGCGGGGCACGCACTTGTTCAAGATCGACGGCTACAGCCTGTACATGGGCCTCGGCGTTGGCAAGTCGGTCGAGTCCACTACCTTCGCCGTCGGCGGCTACGACTGGCGCATCTGCTTCTACCCAGACGGCGACGAGGAGAGCAGCAAAGACTACGTTTCACTTTACCTCCAGCTATTGACCATGGACGCCGAGGCTAGGGCGCTCTACGATCTGAGGCTGGTCGACCAGGTCCGGACGGCCCCGGCTTTCACCTGGCCGAAATCTAGCCATGATGAAGGGCCCCGAGTGTTTAAGAGTGGTGAAGATGGTTTTGGCACCTGGGGCTACACCAAGTTGATGAGGAAGAGCGAGCTCCAAGCGTCGCCCTACATCCTGAATGACGCGCTTGTCGTGGAGTGCAATCTCAGTGTCATCAAGCTCATGCCCCCGCACGAGGAGTCCGATGTCAAGCTTTACAGCATCACACCCAAGGTGCCACCCTCCGAATTGGTCGACAACCTCAGTAGATTGCTCGAGGCAACCGAGGGCGCCGACGTGTCTTTCAATGTCAAAAACGAGGTTTTCCCGGCTCATAAGATCATCCTCGCGATGCGGTCGCCGGTCTTCTGGGTGGACTTCTACGGGCCGATGAGGGACGAGAGCAGGCGCATCATAACCGTCGAGGATATGCAGCCCGCTGTTTTCAGAGGACTGCTTCACTTCATCTACACCGATTCGCTGCCTCCCTTGGATGACCTctatgatgacgacgatgatgatgatgatgagtatGATGAAATGCTTAGGCATTTGCTGGTGGCGGCAGATAGGTATGGCATCGAAAGGATGAAGCTGATGTGCGAGAGAAAGCTTTGCCAAAATCTTTACGCCGGGACCGTGGCGACCACCTTAGCTTTAGCCGACCAGCACCATTGCAGCCAGCTAAAAGATGCCTGCATTGAGTTTATCAACTCTTCAGATAGAATGGACGATATGGTGGAaactcaagggtataagaacctcAAAAGGGAATACCCTGCTATCTTTGCTGATCTATGGGAGAAAGCAGCAAAGACTCACAAAATCTAG